Proteins encoded together in one Polaribacter reichenbachii window:
- a CDS encoding glycoside hydrolase family 30 protein, protein MIKKSISIITLTLLMISCNSSKKDAFVEENLKATQITPKSLLNKKAIIYTTAKDTDLRLSLTNENIFKQSNQPKETDVSIFVNPQKTFQEFLGIGGAITDASSEVFSKLSADKQEELLKAYYSEEGINYNIIRTSIHSSDFGLGSHTYIEDGDKELKTFSIKKDKVKRIPMIKRAQALIKDDLVFYASPWSPPAFMKTNNHMLQGGKLLPKYYQTWADYFVKFIKAYEQEGIPVWGVTIQNEPMAVQRWESCIYTAEEERDFLKNNLGPTFEKNGFADKNIVVWDHNRDLISHRANTIFEDKEAMKYAWGIGYHWYETWTGGDPKYDNLKNIKESFPTKNLLFTEGCQEKFDANEYQRWSNAERYGNSMINDFNSGTVGWTDWNILLNENGGPNHVQNFCFAPIHADTTTNELIYTPSYYYIGHFSKFINPKAVRVSTTTSRSTLESTSFKNIDGSIVTVVMNKTNSKIVYNLIVGNNEISLEIEPHAMQSVLY, encoded by the coding sequence ATGATAAAAAAAAGTATTTCAATAATAACCTTAACGCTATTAATGATTTCGTGTAATAGTTCTAAAAAAGATGCTTTTGTAGAAGAAAATCTTAAAGCAACACAAATAACACCAAAATCTTTACTTAATAAAAAAGCTATTATTTATACAACAGCTAAAGACACAGATTTAAGGTTATCTCTAACTAACGAAAATATATTTAAACAGTCTAATCAACCTAAAGAAACAGATGTTTCCATCTTTGTAAATCCCCAAAAAACTTTCCAAGAATTTTTAGGTATAGGTGGCGCAATAACAGATGCTTCTTCAGAAGTTTTTTCTAAATTAAGTGCAGATAAACAAGAAGAATTGCTAAAAGCTTATTATTCTGAAGAAGGTATTAATTACAACATTATTAGAACCAGTATTCATAGTAGCGATTTTGGTTTAGGAAGCCATACTTATATTGAAGATGGAGATAAGGAACTTAAAACATTCTCTATAAAAAAGGATAAAGTAAAACGTATACCAATGATAAAACGCGCACAAGCATTAATAAAAGACGATTTAGTGTTTTACGCAAGTCCTTGGAGTCCACCTGCATTTATGAAAACCAATAACCACATGTTACAAGGTGGTAAATTACTGCCAAAATACTACCAAACTTGGGCAGATTATTTTGTAAAATTTATAAAGGCTTACGAACAAGAAGGCATTCCTGTTTGGGGTGTAACCATACAAAATGAACCAATGGCGGTTCAACGTTGGGAATCTTGTATTTATACAGCAGAAGAAGAACGTGATTTCTTAAAAAACAATTTAGGTCCAACCTTTGAAAAAAATGGATTTGCTGATAAAAACATTGTAGTTTGGGATCATAACAGAGATTTAATCTCTCACAGAGCCAATACTATTTTCGAAGACAAAGAAGCTATGAAATATGCTTGGGGAATTGGGTATCATTGGTATGAAACTTGGACAGGTGGTGATCCTAAATATGACAACCTAAAGAATATTAAAGAATCTTTTCCAACCAAAAACTTATTGTTTACAGAAGGATGTCAAGAAAAATTTGATGCAAATGAATACCAAAGATGGTCTAATGCTGAGCGTTATGGAAATTCTATGATTAACGATTTTAATAGCGGAACTGTTGGATGGACAGACTGGAATATTTTACTAAATGAAAACGGAGGGCCTAATCATGTTCAGAATTTTTGCTTTGCACCTATACATGCAGATACCACAACAAATGAATTAATTTACACACCATCTTATTATTATATTGGTCATTTCTCAAAGTTTATTAACCCAAAAGCAGTGAGAGTTAGTACAACAACTAGCAGAAGCACACTAGAAAGTACATCTTTTAAAAATATAGATGGCTCTATTGTTACTGTGGTTATGAATAAAACTAACAGTAAAATAGTTTATAATTTAATTGTTGGAAATAATGAAATTTCTTTAGAAATTGAACCACATGCAATGCAATCAGTATTATACTAA
- the bglX gene encoding beta-glucosidase BglX, whose product MKKVILICLILCLSCKVSKNNTNISQKNYIKSSTNLNIEQSIDSLLLKMTLEEKIGQMNQYNGFWDATGPAPKSGDQAALKYEHLKKGLVGSMLNVKGVKQVKALQKIAVEETRLGIPLIFGFDVIHGYKTIGPIPLAESASWDLEAIKKAAQNAAEETAASGINWTFAPMVDIYRDARWGRVMEGAGEDPYLGSKIGVARVQGFQGKDLSSAKTIAACAKHFAGYGFAEAGREYNTVDVGTSTLYNVIFPPFKAVTEAGVRTFMNSFNLLNDIPATGNEFLQREVLKKEWNFNGFVVSDWGSIAEMTPHGYAKNNKHAAELAVKAGSDMDMESSAYLAELANLVKEGKVDEILIDDAVKRILRVKFELGLFDDPYKYCNLENEKNTIGKKEFHEDALDIAKKSIVLLKNENNLLPLKKENQKIALIGALANDKTSPLGSWRIAGDDGTAVSVLEGLQQYKGNTLKYAKGADVITKDSKVTFVNELKINETDTSGFAEAIQLAKESDIVVMVLGEHGYQTGEGRSRTNIDLPGVQQKLLEAIYNINKKIVLVLTNGRPLAITWADKNIPAIVEAWHLGVQSGNAIAQVLYGDYNPSGKLPMTFPRSVGQIPIYYNYKNTGRPYGENSDVVFWSHYSDESNRPLYPFGYGLSYTTFSYKNLKINALADRKISISVDVSNTGSVQGKEVAQLYIQDKFAAIARPVKELKGFKMVALNPKETKTIEFTFTEKELGFYTNKGQFIVEPGEFNVYVGGNSNATLSNQFILK is encoded by the coding sequence ATGAAAAAAGTAATCTTAATTTGTTTGATACTTTGTTTATCATGCAAAGTTTCAAAAAACAATACTAATATATCACAAAAAAACTATATTAAAAGTTCTACAAACTTAAATATAGAACAAAGTATTGATAGCCTATTATTAAAAATGACCTTAGAAGAAAAAATAGGTCAAATGAATCAATACAATGGTTTTTGGGATGCCACTGGTCCAGCACCTAAATCTGGAGATCAAGCAGCATTAAAATACGAACACCTAAAAAAAGGATTAGTAGGCTCCATGCTTAATGTAAAAGGTGTTAAACAAGTTAAAGCACTTCAAAAAATAGCTGTAGAAGAAACCAGGTTAGGAATTCCGTTAATTTTTGGGTTTGATGTAATTCACGGATACAAAACAATTGGCCCAATACCTTTAGCAGAATCTGCAAGTTGGGATTTAGAAGCGATTAAAAAAGCAGCACAAAATGCAGCCGAAGAAACAGCAGCATCTGGCATAAACTGGACATTTGCTCCTATGGTAGATATTTATAGAGATGCACGCTGGGGACGCGTTATGGAAGGTGCAGGAGAAGACCCATATTTAGGTTCTAAAATTGGAGTTGCAAGAGTACAAGGTTTTCAAGGTAAAGATTTATCTTCCGCAAAAACAATAGCTGCTTGTGCAAAACATTTTGCAGGTTATGGATTTGCAGAAGCTGGTCGCGAGTATAATACTGTAGATGTAGGTACATCAACCTTATACAACGTCATCTTCCCTCCTTTTAAAGCTGTTACAGAAGCTGGCGTAAGAACTTTTATGAATTCTTTTAATTTATTAAATGATATCCCAGCAACTGGTAATGAATTTCTACAAAGAGAAGTATTAAAAAAAGAGTGGAATTTTAACGGGTTTGTAGTTTCTGATTGGGGATCTATTGCAGAAATGACACCCCATGGTTACGCAAAAAACAATAAACATGCTGCAGAATTAGCGGTTAAAGCAGGTTCTGATATGGATATGGAATCTAGTGCTTATTTAGCAGAATTGGCAAATTTGGTAAAAGAAGGTAAAGTTGATGAAATACTTATTGATGATGCTGTAAAACGAATTTTAAGAGTAAAATTTGAATTAGGTTTATTTGATGATCCTTATAAATATTGTAACCTAGAAAATGAAAAAAATACAATTGGTAAAAAAGAGTTTCATGAAGATGCTTTAGATATCGCTAAAAAATCAATTGTTTTACTTAAAAACGAAAACAATTTATTACCCTTAAAAAAAGAAAATCAGAAAATTGCATTGATTGGTGCTTTAGCCAACGACAAAACGAGTCCTTTAGGTAGCTGGAGAATAGCTGGCGATGATGGAACAGCTGTTTCTGTTTTAGAAGGGTTGCAACAATACAAAGGCAATACACTAAAATATGCTAAAGGTGCAGATGTAATTACTAAAGATTCTAAGGTAACCTTTGTAAACGAACTTAAAATAAATGAAACAGACACTTCTGGCTTTGCAGAAGCAATACAACTAGCCAAAGAATCTGATATTGTTGTTATGGTTTTAGGAGAACATGGTTATCAAACAGGAGAAGGAAGAAGTAGAACCAATATTGATCTTCCTGGTGTTCAACAAAAACTCTTAGAAGCAATTTACAACATAAATAAAAAAATTGTTCTTGTATTAACCAATGGTAGACCACTTGCAATTACATGGGCAGATAAAAATATACCTGCTATTGTAGAAGCGTGGCATCTTGGGGTACAAAGTGGTAATGCAATTGCACAAGTGTTGTATGGCGATTACAACCCAAGTGGAAAACTACCCATGACATTTCCTAGAAGTGTTGGACAAATTCCTATTTACTATAATTATAAAAACACTGGGCGTCCTTATGGAGAAAATAGTGATGTTGTTTTTTGGTCTCATTATAGTGATGAAAGCAACAGGCCATTATATCCTTTCGGATATGGTTTAAGTTACACAACGTTTTCTTACAAAAACCTAAAAATAAACGCCTTAGCAGACAGAAAAATTAGTATTTCTGTTGATGTAAGTAATACAGGAAGCGTACAAGGAAAAGAGGTTGCACAACTTTACATTCAAGATAAATTTGCTGCTATAGCAAGACCTGTAAAAGAATTAAAAGGTTTTAAAATGGTAGCGCTAAACCCAAAAGAAACCAAAACAATTGAGTTTACCTTTACTGAAAAAGAATTAGGATTTTACACAAACAAAGGACAATTTATTGTAGAGCCTGGTGAATTTAACGTATATGTTGGCGGAAATTCAAATGCCACACTTTCTAACCAATTTATCTTAAAATAA
- a CDS encoding glycoside hydrolase family 16 protein, whose protein sequence is MKNNFLLAITLILLSFLSCSSDNQIDEPNPPTNLSISGVIFGADTNNPNGDGSGVVDFTITATNATSYKVLINNETLELTQNTFSYTFTQGGTNNYEIIVAAYNSSGNTSVTYSLSVYVKTELALIWQDEFDANGAPNSANWGYNTGTGDNGWGNNESQYYTDRLDNAKVENGVLKITAKKESFGGSEYTSARLITAGKFEFTYGRVDVRAKLPAGGGVWPAIWMLGANFGSVGWPACGEIDIMEYVGNNPGQISSALHTTSSSGNTVNHKVTSISNETTEFHIYSAIWTESSITFLLDDVEYYTYNPSTKNNDTWPFYNNQFLILNIAMGGNLGGTIDPNFDVSTMEIDYVRVYQ, encoded by the coding sequence ATGAAAAATAATTTTCTTCTAGCAATTACTTTAATTTTATTGTCATTTCTGTCTTGTAGTAGTGATAATCAAATTGATGAACCAAACCCACCAACAAACTTATCTATATCTGGAGTTATTTTTGGCGCAGACACTAATAACCCTAATGGAGATGGTAGTGGTGTTGTAGATTTTACAATTACAGCTACCAATGCAACCTCTTATAAAGTTTTAATTAATAACGAAACTTTAGAGCTTACTCAAAACACATTTAGTTACACTTTTACACAAGGTGGTACTAATAATTACGAAATTATAGTTGCTGCGTATAATTCATCTGGTAATACTAGTGTTACATATTCACTTTCAGTTTATGTAAAAACAGAATTAGCACTAATTTGGCAAGATGAATTTGATGCTAATGGCGCTCCTAATTCTGCTAATTGGGGTTACAACACAGGTACTGGTGATAATGGTTGGGGTAATAACGAATCTCAATATTACACAGATAGATTAGACAATGCAAAAGTAGAAAATGGTGTCTTAAAAATTACTGCCAAAAAAGAAAGTTTTGGAGGGTCTGAGTATACTTCAGCAAGACTTATTACTGCTGGTAAATTTGAGTTTACCTATGGTAGAGTTGATGTACGTGCTAAACTACCTGCAGGTGGTGGTGTTTGGCCTGCTATTTGGATGCTTGGAGCAAATTTTGGTTCGGTAGGTTGGCCTGCTTGTGGTGAAATTGATATTATGGAGTATGTTGGTAATAATCCAGGGCAAATATCAAGTGCTTTACATACAACATCCAGCTCTGGCAACACTGTTAATCATAAGGTTACTTCTATTAGTAATGAAACCACAGAATTTCATATATACTCTGCCATTTGGACAGAAAGTAGTATAACTTTTCTATTAGATGATGTAGAATATTATACCTATAATCCATCAACTAAAAATAATGATACATGGCCGTTTTACAACAATCAATTTTTGATTTTAAATATAGCTATGGGTGGTAATTTAGGGGGTACTATCGATCCTAATTTTGATGTATCTACTATGGAAATAGATTATGTAAGAGTTTATCAATAA
- a CDS encoding sodium/sugar symporter: protein MTANFQLLDYIIFIAYAILILGVGLWVSRDKKGHEKNAEDYFLASKSLPWWAIGASLIAANISAEQFIGMSGSGFALGLAIASYEWMAAITLIIVGKYFLPIFIEKGLYTIPEFVEKRFSTNLKTILAVFWIALYVFVNLASVLYLGSLALETIMGIPMIYGVIGLALFAAAYSLYGGLSAVAWTDVIQVVFLVLGGLVTTYLALNTVSGGEGVLEGIKTVYNAAPDRFAMILDKSNPEFKNLPGIGVLVGGLWVANLYYWGFNQYIIQRTLAAKSLKESQKGILLAAFLKLVIPLIVVVPGIAAYVMVNDPEIMARLGEAGLKNFPTLKQADKAYPWLLQFLPTGMKGIAFAALAAAIVSSLASMLNSTSTIFTMDIYKQYINKNASDKATVNTGRISAFVALVIACIMAPLLGGIDQAFQFIQEYTGIVSPGILAVFMLGLFWKKTTNKAAIIGALVSIPIALVFKTTAMPWMDQMGLTAVLTMVVIVITSFIQHKGKDDKKGIEITKELFKTSPLFNIGAFAIMLILVVLYTLFWN from the coding sequence ATGACAGCAAATTTTCAATTATTAGATTATATAATTTTTATAGCATACGCTATCTTAATTCTTGGTGTAGGCCTTTGGGTTTCTCGTGATAAAAAAGGGCATGAAAAAAATGCTGAAGATTATTTTTTAGCAAGCAAAAGTTTACCTTGGTGGGCAATTGGTGCAAGCTTAATTGCTGCAAATATTTCTGCAGAACAATTTATAGGAATGTCTGGCTCTGGGTTTGCTTTAGGATTAGCCATTGCGTCTTACGAATGGATGGCTGCAATTACTTTAATAATTGTAGGTAAATATTTCTTACCCATATTTATTGAAAAAGGATTGTACACAATTCCTGAATTTGTAGAAAAACGTTTCTCTACAAACTTAAAAACAATTCTAGCCGTTTTTTGGATTGCTTTGTATGTATTTGTAAATCTGGCTTCTGTTCTTTATTTAGGATCATTAGCTTTAGAAACCATAATGGGTATTCCAATGATTTATGGAGTTATTGGCCTTGCCTTATTTGCAGCTGCTTACTCTTTATATGGTGGCCTTTCTGCAGTGGCTTGGACAGACGTAATTCAGGTTGTATTTTTAGTTCTTGGTGGTTTGGTTACTACATATTTAGCTCTAAATACCGTTTCTGGAGGAGAAGGTGTACTAGAAGGAATTAAAACTGTTTACAATGCTGCACCAGACAGATTTGCAATGATTTTAGATAAATCTAATCCTGAATTTAAAAACTTACCAGGTATAGGTGTTTTAGTGGGTGGCTTATGGGTTGCCAACTTATATTATTGGGGGTTCAATCAATATATTATCCAAAGAACTTTAGCTGCAAAATCTTTAAAAGAATCTCAAAAAGGTATTCTTCTTGCTGCATTTTTAAAGTTAGTTATTCCACTTATAGTTGTTGTTCCAGGTATTGCTGCTTATGTAATGGTTAATGACCCAGAAATTATGGCTCGTTTAGGAGAAGCTGGTTTAAAAAACTTCCCCACTTTAAAACAAGCTGATAAAGCTTACCCTTGGTTGTTACAATTTTTACCTACAGGTATGAAAGGTATTGCATTTGCAGCTTTAGCAGCTGCAATAGTTTCTTCTTTAGCCTCGATGTTAAATTCTACTTCAACAATATTTACAATGGATATTTATAAGCAATACATCAATAAAAATGCAAGCGATAAAGCTACTGTAAATACAGGAAGAATTTCTGCCTTTGTTGCTTTAGTTATTGCTTGTATTATGGCACCACTTTTAGGCGGAATAGATCAAGCTTTTCAATTTATACAAGAATATACAGGTATAGTATCTCCAGGTATTTTAGCAGTATTTATGCTAGGGTTATTTTGGAAAAAAACAACCAATAAAGCTGCAATTATTGGGGCATTAGTCTCTATACCTATTGCTCTTGTATTTAAAACTACGGCTATGCCTTGGATGGATCAAATGGGATTAACAGCGGTTTTAACAATGGTTGTAATTGTTATAACAAGTTTTATACAGCACAAAGGTAAAGATGATAAAAAAGGTATAGAAATTACAAAAGAATTATTTAAAACTAGTCCTTTATTTAATATTGGAGCATTCGCTATTATGCTAATTTTAGTGGTTCTTTATACTCTATTCTGGAATTAA
- a CDS encoding beta-glucosidase family protein — translation MKNLVSILLLCFFINSCNQQVEKQEFKSEAIFQPFQPPIAYKDAKNQALKIIDQMTIDEKISLIGGHNVFFTKGFEKFNVPAMYLSDATQGVNIRSHLDDQLEKSVAFPSPIALASTWNKELASNYAKSIGEECRAGEIAVLLGPGMNIYRISQNGRNFEYFGEDPFLAARMIENYVVGMQSTGTIATLKHFIANNTDYKRRTSNSVVDNRTLHEIYLPAFEAGAMAVMTSYNLVNGEYAGQSKDVITGLLREDLGFKWLVMSDWWSIYDAEKVIKSGLDLDMPGEPRAEYPDYMKKDEFFLRFTAKTLLEKGKVKEEDINRMVTNILTTEIAMGLLERPIKDASYFKNFDQHVEVALQTGRESIVLLKNNNVLPIHKNDEISILLTGEYADKIPHGSGAAEVVGYDHVTMFTALKEIYGDKVSYIKNPTDNDIKTHSHIIYSTGTFDSEGWDKSFNFPEKINSEIKHIASLNKNTIVSVSSGSGTNMSEWNNDIAGLIYSWYPGQIGFKGFAEIVAGITNPSAKLPITIEKKFEDSPGYGYIPEGKELYTGWDEDHRIIDPITDIKYDEGVFMGYRWYENKAIEPLYAFGYGLSYTTFEYNNLVLEKNYINIGDSINFKIDLENTGAVDGKEIVQIYVRDVESSVKRPIKELKDFKKVQLTAGKKQTLYFTLKNRDFAFWDAVTEDWKVEPGSFEILVGTASNNIKATAKLLITLEQ, via the coding sequence ATGAAAAATTTAGTTTCAATTCTTTTACTATGTTTTTTTATCAATTCTTGTAATCAACAAGTAGAAAAACAAGAATTTAAATCCGAAGCAATTTTTCAACCTTTTCAACCTCCAATTGCTTATAAGGATGCAAAAAACCAAGCTTTAAAAATAATAGATCAAATGACTATAGATGAAAAAATTTCATTAATTGGTGGTCATAATGTGTTTTTTACAAAAGGATTTGAAAAGTTTAATGTACCAGCTATGTATCTCTCAGATGCAACACAAGGAGTTAACATTCGTTCTCACCTAGATGATCAACTAGAAAAATCAGTTGCTTTTCCAAGTCCAATTGCTTTAGCAAGTACTTGGAACAAAGAGTTGGCTAGTAATTATGCAAAATCTATTGGAGAAGAGTGTAGAGCTGGTGAAATTGCTGTGTTATTAGGTCCTGGAATGAATATCTATCGTATTTCACAAAATGGGAGAAATTTTGAATACTTTGGAGAAGACCCTTTCTTAGCTGCAAGAATGATAGAAAATTATGTGGTTGGTATGCAAAGTACTGGCACAATAGCAACACTTAAACACTTTATTGCAAATAATACAGATTATAAGCGAAGAACATCAAATTCTGTAGTAGATAATAGAACCTTACACGAAATTTATTTACCTGCTTTTGAGGCTGGTGCAATGGCTGTAATGACCTCATATAATTTAGTTAATGGTGAATATGCTGGACAAAGTAAAGATGTAATTACTGGTCTTTTGAGAGAAGACTTAGGCTTTAAATGGTTAGTGATGAGTGATTGGTGGTCTATTTATGATGCTGAAAAAGTGATAAAATCTGGGCTTGATCTTGACATGCCCGGAGAACCAAGAGCTGAATACCCAGACTATATGAAAAAAGATGAATTCTTTTTACGATTCACTGCCAAAACGCTTCTTGAAAAAGGAAAAGTAAAAGAAGAAGACATCAACAGAATGGTTACCAATATTCTTACTACAGAAATTGCTATGGGTTTGTTAGAACGCCCAATTAAAGATGCTTCTTATTTTAAAAATTTCGATCAACACGTAGAAGTGGCTTTACAAACAGGAAGAGAAAGTATTGTACTTCTTAAAAACAACAACGTTTTACCTATTCATAAAAATGATGAAATCTCGATTTTACTAACAGGTGAATATGCTGATAAAATTCCGCACGGAAGTGGAGCTGCTGAGGTAGTTGGCTACGATCATGTAACAATGTTTACAGCTCTTAAAGAAATTTATGGTGATAAAGTTAGCTATATTAAAAATCCAACAGATAATGATATAAAAACACATAGTCATATAATTTACAGCACTGGTACTTTTGATTCTGAAGGTTGGGACAAATCTTTTAACTTTCCTGAGAAAATCAATTCAGAAATTAAACATATTGCTTCTTTAAATAAGAATACAATTGTTTCTGTTAGCTCTGGAAGTGGAACAAATATGAGCGAATGGAATAATGATATTGCTGGACTTATTTATAGTTGGTATCCTGGACAAATTGGTTTTAAAGGCTTTGCTGAAATAGTAGCTGGTATTACAAATCCATCTGCAAAATTACCTATTACCATAGAGAAAAAATTTGAAGACTCACCAGGATATGGCTACATTCCAGAAGGAAAAGAATTGTATACAGGTTGGGACGAAGATCATAGAATTATAGACCCAATTACAGATATTAAATATGATGAAGGTGTATTTATGGGATATCGTTGGTACGAAAATAAAGCTATAGAACCCCTTTACGCTTTTGGTTATGGCTTATCATATACTACATTTGAATATAACAACTTAGTGTTAGAAAAAAATTATATCAACATAGGTGATTCTATTAATTTTAAAATTGACTTAGAAAATACTGGTGCTGTAGATGGTAAAGAAATTGTACAGATATATGTTCGTGATGTAGAATCATCTGTTAAACGACCAATTAAAGAGTTAAAAGATTTTAAAAAAGTGCAATTAACTGCTGGTAAAAAACAGACTTTATACTTCACTCTAAAAAATAGAGATTTTGCTTTTTGGGATGCTGTTACAGAAGATTGGAAAGTAGAACCAGGTAGCTTTGAAATTTTAGTAGGTACAGCTTCAAATAATATAAAAGCAACTGCTAAACTTCTTATTACATTAGAGCAATAA
- a CDS encoding sugar porter family MFS transporter: MNNAKFLLLITSITALGGLLFGYDTGVINGAQFYLTKYFQLDAATKGWVVGSALLGCLFGAVIAGPLSIKLGRKTSLIISAILFTISAWGSGLPSFLEESVALLVVFRIIGGLGIGIASMNAPMYIAEIAPANKRGKLVTYYQLAIVIGFFAVFLVTYFIGNNLTEAENLAFGWRRMFWSELIPSGLFLTALFLVPKSPRWLLLKNKNKEALVVLTKIHGKENAKKEVEEIKNSLTKETKKGKVNYFSKSIITIIIIGSVFSLLQQFTGINAVLYYGADIFEKSLGFGKDDILKQQVLLAFVNLIFTLIAMVTVDKFGRKPLVYIGSVGMLTGFLILGFTIQQQSIGILSLLGVLTFIGSFALSMGPVVWVVLSEMFPNKIRSVAMSVAVAVQWAGNYVVSQSFPMVTVSELNNNNFWNGSLPYFIFSFFIIIIIIFTYKFIPETKGKSLEEIEAIWSK, encoded by the coding sequence ATGAATAATGCAAAATTTCTATTATTAATAACTTCTATAACTGCTTTAGGGGGCTTACTTTTTGGTTATGACACAGGTGTAATAAACGGAGCTCAGTTTTACTTAACAAAATATTTTCAATTAGATGCAGCTACAAAAGGATGGGTAGTAGGTAGTGCTCTTTTAGGATGTTTATTTGGTGCAGTTATTGCAGGACCTTTAAGTATAAAATTAGGAAGGAAAACTTCTTTAATTATTTCTGCCATTTTATTTACCATATCTGCTTGGGGTTCTGGGTTACCTAGTTTTTTAGAAGAATCTGTTGCTTTATTAGTTGTTTTTAGAATAATTGGTGGTTTAGGTATTGGTATAGCTTCTATGAATGCACCTATGTATATTGCAGAAATTGCACCTGCCAATAAAAGAGGTAAACTTGTTACTTATTATCAACTGGCAATTGTAATTGGTTTTTTTGCCGTTTTTTTAGTTACTTATTTTATTGGAAACAATTTAACCGAAGCTGAAAATTTAGCGTTTGGTTGGAGAAGGATGTTTTGGTCTGAATTAATACCTAGTGGTTTATTTTTAACTGCTTTATTTCTGGTTCCTAAAAGTCCAAGATGGCTTTTACTAAAAAATAAAAATAAAGAGGCTTTAGTCGTTTTAACAAAAATACACGGTAAAGAAAATGCTAAAAAAGAAGTTGAAGAAATTAAAAATTCTTTAACTAAAGAAACTAAAAAAGGAAAAGTAAATTATTTTTCTAAAAGTATTATTACAATTATAATTATAGGCTCTGTATTTTCTCTGCTTCAACAATTTACAGGTATTAATGCTGTTTTGTATTATGGTGCAGATATTTTTGAAAAATCTTTAGGTTTTGGTAAAGATGATATTTTAAAACAACAAGTATTATTGGCTTTTGTAAATTTAATTTTTACCTTAATAGCCATGGTAACTGTAGATAAATTTGGAAGAAAACCTTTAGTTTACATTGGTTCTGTTGGTATGCTAACAGGTTTTTTAATTTTAGGTTTTACCATTCAACAACAATCTATTGGTATTTTATCTCTTTTAGGTGTTTTAACTTTTATTGGGTCTTTTGCGCTTTCTATGGGGCCCGTAGTTTGGGTGGTATTATCAGAAATGTTTCCTAATAAAATTAGAAGTGTAGCTATGTCTGTAGCTGTAGCTGTACAATGGGCTGGTAATTATGTGGTATCTCAATCTTTTCCTATGGTTACAGTTAGCGAATTAAACAACAATAATTTTTGGAATGGTTCTTTACCTTATTTTATTTTTTCTTTCTTTATTATAATTATAATTATATTCACTTATAAATTTATACCAGAAACTAAAGGTAAATCTCTAGAAGAAATAGAAGCTATTTGGAGTAAATAA